The sequence below is a genomic window from Acyrthosiphon pisum isolate AL4f unplaced genomic scaffold, pea_aphid_22Mar2018_4r6ur Scaffold_21407;HRSCAF=23902, whole genome shotgun sequence.
AACCACTCGTTGGATGTCATACTCGTCAGCACTGAATACAGTATTATTAACATATGACATAGTCATAAATACATTAGAACAgataaaaataactgaaaatgcAGACTTCAAAGCCAGATCTAAAGCTACGGGCTTAATAGATTTCTTTTTGTCAGAAAGATTTGTTTTGACAGCAATCTGTTATAAAaatctattcaatattttagacccagtaacaaaaatgtttcaaaGTCAAGATATTGATTTACTAGGTGCAGTAAATAGTCTTCAAGCAGTCTCGAGCAGCATCAAACGCTTGAGATCTGATGATGCATTTAACGACTTGTGCAATGAAGCAacaaaatttatgaataaatcGGAGTTTACATTTACTTCATTACCAATACAGCGTAGTAGAAAGAATAAGTTATTGTCTGGTGAAACAACTAAAGACCATACATTTATTGATCCAAAATtccactataaaattaaaacatacttaatTGCAATATTCAGCAATTACTTGTATTGAAGAACGCTTCCATTCAAAATCTCAAGAATTATTGAAagatatttctttattttctgtttcagttctgaaaaaaacaaaatctgaCCCTAACACATTACCAAATGatgcatttaataaattttgtaatttgtacagcaaatttattaatcatacagagttaaaaaaagaatatatagaattttcaaaattattttcttattttgaatcTGCTATGATAGGTTCTCAATGTTTACATCCTAGTT
It includes:
- the LOC103308214 gene encoding 52 kDa repressor of the inhibitor of the protein kinase-like produces the protein MRGEYEGLQALIREINPAAIYTWCYAHRLSLVVVQMSSCSANAVDTFGNLEQLYALISNSKKRVAIYENMQKERNPKARVHRLKRVETTRWMSYSSALNTVLLTYDIVINTLEQIKITENADFKARSKATGLIDFFLSERFVLTAICYKNLFNILDPVTKMFQSQDIDLLGAVNSLQAVSSSIKRLRSDDAFNDLCNEATKFMNKSEFTFTSLPIQRSRKNKLLSAITCIEERFHSKSQELLKDISLFSVSVLKKTKSDPNTLPNDAFNKFCSQCLHPSSATIDNKESSSDLEDSDEEEEKEDTVCHTSGLQSIFPTLYMALQIACTLPVSSTTPERTFSKLKIVKNRLRTTISQDRLEQ